From the Euphorbia lathyris chromosome 6, ddEupLath1.1, whole genome shotgun sequence genome, one window contains:
- the LOC136233579 gene encoding pumilio homolog 12 isoform X1 yields the protein MIMMNGRSFWARYRMLLLKRILKIFTVYKMEPGRTEHDYDELEKLLGEIPNATSGNPHPEESALKSVSLNGGMPTISVNFYKGTMTEKVQSNGNLDERKRLINKTQGSPIRGIESGDTNLPDDQSLTSAFADLNFNNGSASANYKSANFKSSSAHSVSLDCKLGNSRSNLVPNMTGTPSVQLQNGMCCGFDECNITEVNHESSKLLKLHSQEAKQMSIGYCQPQAIENLSAALPLAHSVQGFQFLSNVAVPPGMEFPLMSDQRQYFSDVQPVLPCLHSQQLNQPRISWRNIEEEQFYRHQQYLYLQQLRNQRLEAQHPIQANGNLSAKLMNRSARQPYLEVPISHQLQQSNQDQFWNNYAVTKGLNQSHNNINVMDKVGKQFPEKILTRSQGQNTLKAVKFASVPGNDSLSNLNQNGKVLPNAHLRHTLSSPVAGCFQLDHLSSWNFPPDITDLKSSNLRPQPQKYNSVDEITGRVYLMAKDQHGCRFLQRKFSEGTQQDVEKIFLEVIDHIVELMTDPFGNYLVQKLLEVCNEEQRNQILCAATRKPGELVRISCDMHGTRAVQKVIETLKTQEQFSMVVSSLKPGIVTLIKNMNGNHVAQRCLQYLSPEYSGFLFDAATANCVELATDRHGCCVLQKCLSHSDGEQRQRLISEITSNALILCQDPFGNYVVQFIFELRLPLAAADILEQLEGNFGDLSMQKYSSNVVEKCLKYTSEEWRAHIIRELINNVHLDQVMQDPYGNYVIQAALHQSKGVPHAALVEAIRPHIPMLRTSPYGKKVLSSNCFKK from the exons ATGATTATGATGAATGGGAGAAGCTTCTGGGCGAGATACCGAATGCTACTTCTG AAAAGAATTCTGAAGATATTTACAGTGTATAAAATGGAACCCGGAAGGACTGAACATGACTACGATGAATTGGAGAAGCTTCTCGGCGAGATACCGAATGCTACTTCTGGTAATCCACATCCCGAGGAATCTGCACTGAAAAGTGTGTCTCTGAATGGCGGCATGCCTACCATTTCTGTGAATTTTTATAAAGGTACCATGACCGAAAAAGTCCAAAGTAATGGGAATCTGGATGAAAGAAAGAGGTTAATCAATAAAACACAAGGATCTCCGATCAGGGGGATTGAATCCGGGGACACGAATCTTCCTGATGATCAATCATTGACATCTGCATTTGCAGATTTGAATTTCAATAACGGAAGTGCTTCAGCGAATTATAAGTCAGCGAATTTTAAGTCCTCGTCAGCGCATTCTGTTTCATTAGATTGCAAGCTCGGAAACAGCAGGAGTAATTTAGTTCCGAACATGACCGGTACTCCATCTGTCCAACTCCAGAATGGTATGTGTTGCGGATTTGATGAGTGTAACATCACGGAAGTAAACCACGAGAGTTCAAAATTGTTAAAGCTTCATTCGCAAGAAGCAAAGCAGATGTCTATTGGTTATTGCCAGCCTCAGGCAATCGAAAATTTATCTGCTGCGTTGCCGTTGGCGCACAGTGTGCAAGGTTTTCAGTTTCTGTCCAATGTGGCTGTGCCTCCTGGCATGGAGTTCCCGTTAATGTCTGATCAGCGGCAATACTTTTCTGATGTACAACCGGTGCTTCCTTGCTTACATTCTCAACAACTGAACCAGCCCCGAATCAGCTGGAGGAATATCGAAGAGGAGCAGTTTTATAGGCATCAGCAGTACTTATATCTGCAGCAACTGCGTAATCAACGATTAGAAGCTCAGCATCCTATTCAAGCAAATGGAAATCTGTCTGCAAAGCTGATGAATCGGAGTGCGAGACAACCTTATTTGGAGGTGCCGATATCTCATCAACTTCAGCAATCTAATCAAGACCAGTTTTGGAATAATTATGCGGTAACAAAGGGTCTCAACCAATCACACAATAACATCAACGTTATGGATAAAGTCGGTAAACAGTTTCCCGAAAAGATTCTCACTCGATCACAAGGACAGAACACTCTGAAAGCTGTGAAGTTTGCTTCAGTACCGGGAAATGATTCACTTTCCAATCTCAATCAGAACGGGAAAGTTCTGCCAAATGCTCATCTTCGCCATACGTTATCTTCTCCTGTTGCAGGTTGCTTTCAGTTGGATCATTTGAGCTCATGGAATTTTCCCCCTGATATTACCGATCTTAAAAGCTCGAACCTTAGGCCTCAGCCTCAGAAATATAATTCGGTAGACGAGATAACAGGCAGAGTATATCTCATGGCAAAGGACCAACACGGTTGCCGCTTCTTGCAAAGAAAATTTTCTGAGGGCACTCAACAAGATGTTGAGAAGATTTTTCTTGAAGTCATTGATCATATCGTGGAACTGATGACAGATCCTTTCGGGAATTATCTAGTCCAGAAGTTGCTCGAAGTTTGCAACGAGGAACAGCGAAATCAAATACTTTGTGCAGCTACACGAAAACCCGGGGAACTTGTTAGGATTTCATGTGATATGCACGG GACTCGGGCTGTTCAGAAGGTAATTGAAACCCTCAAGACTCAAGAGCAATTTTCCATGGTTGTCTCCTCTCTGAAGCCTGGCATTGTGACTCTTATAAAGAATATGAACGGTAACCATGTTGCGCAGCGCTGCTTGCAGTATTTATCACCTGAATACAGCGGG TTTCTTTTTGATGCTGCAACTGCTAACTGCGTTGAACTTGCCACTGATCGACACGGCTGTTGTGTACTGCAAAAATGCCTCAGCCATTCTGACGGAGAGCAAAGACAGCGTCTAATCAGTGAGATCACATCCAATGCTCTAATTCTTTGCCAAGATCCATTCGG GAATTACGTCGTGCAATTCATCTTTGAGCTTCGACTTCCTTTGGCAGCAGCTGATATTCTTGAGCAGCTGGAGGGAAACTTTGGGGACTTGTCTATGCAGAAGTATAGCAGTAATGTGGTAGAGAAGTGCTTAAAATACACAAGCGAAGAATGGCGTGCTCACATTATTCGGGAGCTGATAAATAACGTTCACTTGGATCAAGTCATGCAAGATCCTTACGGCAATTATGTTATCCAAGCAGCGTTACATCAATCAAAG GGAGTTCCTCATGCTGCATTGGTAGAGGCGATAAGACCCCATATTCCTATGCTTCGAACCAGTCCATACGGGAAGAAAGTCCTCTCGAGTAACTGTTTCAAGAAGTAA
- the LOC136233579 gene encoding pumilio homolog 12 isoform X2, which yields MEPGRTEHDYDELEKLLGEIPNATSGNPHPEESALKSVSLNGGMPTISVNFYKGTMTEKVQSNGNLDERKRLINKTQGSPIRGIESGDTNLPDDQSLTSAFADLNFNNGSASANYKSANFKSSSAHSVSLDCKLGNSRSNLVPNMTGTPSVQLQNGMCCGFDECNITEVNHESSKLLKLHSQEAKQMSIGYCQPQAIENLSAALPLAHSVQGFQFLSNVAVPPGMEFPLMSDQRQYFSDVQPVLPCLHSQQLNQPRISWRNIEEEQFYRHQQYLYLQQLRNQRLEAQHPIQANGNLSAKLMNRSARQPYLEVPISHQLQQSNQDQFWNNYAVTKGLNQSHNNINVMDKVGKQFPEKILTRSQGQNTLKAVKFASVPGNDSLSNLNQNGKVLPNAHLRHTLSSPVAGCFQLDHLSSWNFPPDITDLKSSNLRPQPQKYNSVDEITGRVYLMAKDQHGCRFLQRKFSEGTQQDVEKIFLEVIDHIVELMTDPFGNYLVQKLLEVCNEEQRNQILCAATRKPGELVRISCDMHGTRAVQKVIETLKTQEQFSMVVSSLKPGIVTLIKNMNGNHVAQRCLQYLSPEYSGFLFDAATANCVELATDRHGCCVLQKCLSHSDGEQRQRLISEITSNALILCQDPFGNYVVQFIFELRLPLAAADILEQLEGNFGDLSMQKYSSNVVEKCLKYTSEEWRAHIIRELINNVHLDQVMQDPYGNYVIQAALHQSKGVPHAALVEAIRPHIPMLRTSPYGKKVLSSNCFKK from the exons ATGGAACCCGGAAGGACTGAACATGACTACGATGAATTGGAGAAGCTTCTCGGCGAGATACCGAATGCTACTTCTGGTAATCCACATCCCGAGGAATCTGCACTGAAAAGTGTGTCTCTGAATGGCGGCATGCCTACCATTTCTGTGAATTTTTATAAAGGTACCATGACCGAAAAAGTCCAAAGTAATGGGAATCTGGATGAAAGAAAGAGGTTAATCAATAAAACACAAGGATCTCCGATCAGGGGGATTGAATCCGGGGACACGAATCTTCCTGATGATCAATCATTGACATCTGCATTTGCAGATTTGAATTTCAATAACGGAAGTGCTTCAGCGAATTATAAGTCAGCGAATTTTAAGTCCTCGTCAGCGCATTCTGTTTCATTAGATTGCAAGCTCGGAAACAGCAGGAGTAATTTAGTTCCGAACATGACCGGTACTCCATCTGTCCAACTCCAGAATGGTATGTGTTGCGGATTTGATGAGTGTAACATCACGGAAGTAAACCACGAGAGTTCAAAATTGTTAAAGCTTCATTCGCAAGAAGCAAAGCAGATGTCTATTGGTTATTGCCAGCCTCAGGCAATCGAAAATTTATCTGCTGCGTTGCCGTTGGCGCACAGTGTGCAAGGTTTTCAGTTTCTGTCCAATGTGGCTGTGCCTCCTGGCATGGAGTTCCCGTTAATGTCTGATCAGCGGCAATACTTTTCTGATGTACAACCGGTGCTTCCTTGCTTACATTCTCAACAACTGAACCAGCCCCGAATCAGCTGGAGGAATATCGAAGAGGAGCAGTTTTATAGGCATCAGCAGTACTTATATCTGCAGCAACTGCGTAATCAACGATTAGAAGCTCAGCATCCTATTCAAGCAAATGGAAATCTGTCTGCAAAGCTGATGAATCGGAGTGCGAGACAACCTTATTTGGAGGTGCCGATATCTCATCAACTTCAGCAATCTAATCAAGACCAGTTTTGGAATAATTATGCGGTAACAAAGGGTCTCAACCAATCACACAATAACATCAACGTTATGGATAAAGTCGGTAAACAGTTTCCCGAAAAGATTCTCACTCGATCACAAGGACAGAACACTCTGAAAGCTGTGAAGTTTGCTTCAGTACCGGGAAATGATTCACTTTCCAATCTCAATCAGAACGGGAAAGTTCTGCCAAATGCTCATCTTCGCCATACGTTATCTTCTCCTGTTGCAGGTTGCTTTCAGTTGGATCATTTGAGCTCATGGAATTTTCCCCCTGATATTACCGATCTTAAAAGCTCGAACCTTAGGCCTCAGCCTCAGAAATATAATTCGGTAGACGAGATAACAGGCAGAGTATATCTCATGGCAAAGGACCAACACGGTTGCCGCTTCTTGCAAAGAAAATTTTCTGAGGGCACTCAACAAGATGTTGAGAAGATTTTTCTTGAAGTCATTGATCATATCGTGGAACTGATGACAGATCCTTTCGGGAATTATCTAGTCCAGAAGTTGCTCGAAGTTTGCAACGAGGAACAGCGAAATCAAATACTTTGTGCAGCTACACGAAAACCCGGGGAACTTGTTAGGATTTCATGTGATATGCACGG GACTCGGGCTGTTCAGAAGGTAATTGAAACCCTCAAGACTCAAGAGCAATTTTCCATGGTTGTCTCCTCTCTGAAGCCTGGCATTGTGACTCTTATAAAGAATATGAACGGTAACCATGTTGCGCAGCGCTGCTTGCAGTATTTATCACCTGAATACAGCGGG TTTCTTTTTGATGCTGCAACTGCTAACTGCGTTGAACTTGCCACTGATCGACACGGCTGTTGTGTACTGCAAAAATGCCTCAGCCATTCTGACGGAGAGCAAAGACAGCGTCTAATCAGTGAGATCACATCCAATGCTCTAATTCTTTGCCAAGATCCATTCGG GAATTACGTCGTGCAATTCATCTTTGAGCTTCGACTTCCTTTGGCAGCAGCTGATATTCTTGAGCAGCTGGAGGGAAACTTTGGGGACTTGTCTATGCAGAAGTATAGCAGTAATGTGGTAGAGAAGTGCTTAAAATACACAAGCGAAGAATGGCGTGCTCACATTATTCGGGAGCTGATAAATAACGTTCACTTGGATCAAGTCATGCAAGATCCTTACGGCAATTATGTTATCCAAGCAGCGTTACATCAATCAAAG GGAGTTCCTCATGCTGCATTGGTAGAGGCGATAAGACCCCATATTCCTATGCTTCGAACCAGTCCATACGGGAAGAAAGTCCTCTCGAGTAACTGTTTCAAGAAGTAA